Proteins co-encoded in one Arachis hypogaea cultivar Tifrunner chromosome 13, arahy.Tifrunner.gnm2.J5K5, whole genome shotgun sequence genomic window:
- the LOC112738023 gene encoding uncharacterized protein: MIMDGNNNNWVVKDGDHDDDICDASISTGSISSEDSMNSACSSSSTDDEFAEDASSSSSSSNSNGPLYKLSELMNHLPIKRGLSMFYQGKAESFTCLERVQSIENLAKKENGSSRYRNRNRIMKSWRGLDTSNRRMMRISSSYTSPKAKISKKPPSRGSSFASLVTNKQRLSISSSSSLFGASTRSNNYKKKFMLLDKKISQ; the protein is encoded by the exons atgaTCATGGATGGTAACAATAATAACTGGGTTGTTAAGGATGGTGATCACGATGATGATATATGTGACGCTTCAATATCCACGGGATCCATCTCATCAGAAGATTCAATGAACTCCGCGTGTTCATCTTCTTCAACAGATGATGAGTTCGCTGAGGATGCATCCTCCTCGTCATCGTCATCGAATTCAAACGGCCCTCTATACAAGCTGTCAGAACTCATGAACCATCTCCCGATAAA GAGAGGGTTGTCCATGTTTTACCAAGGGAAAGCAGAATCTTTCACTTGTTTAGAGAGGGTGCAGAGCATAGAAAATCTTGCTAAGAAAGAAAATGGTAGCAGCCGTtacagaaacagaaacagaatAATGAAATCATGGAGAGGCTTGGATACTAGTAACAGAAGAATGATGAGAATATCATCTTCGTACACTAGTCCCAAGGCAAAAATATCAAAGAAGCCACCGTCAAGGGGATCTTCTTTTGCTTCTCTAGTAACTAATAAACAGAGACTCAGCATTAGTAGTAGTAGTTCTCTCTTTGGAGCATCTACGCGTTCTAAT AATTACAAGAAGAAATTTATGCTCTTAGACAAGAAAATCAGTCAGTAA